The following proteins are encoded in a genomic region of Oncorhynchus keta strain PuntledgeMale-10-30-2019 chromosome 35, Oket_V2, whole genome shotgun sequence:
- the gnpnat1 gene encoding glucosamine 6-phosphate N-acetyltransferase yields MSPACGMLLDETPLFEPALLQELDWSSKTVSFSPPISPSQPGEGLVLRPLCTADFNRGFYKVLSQLTTAGDVTPEQFIKKFEHMKKTGDYYVIVVEDTNLGQIVATATLITEHKFIHSCAKRGRVEEVVVSDVCRGKQLGKLLVSTLTLLSKKLDCYKITLECAPKNVAFYTKFSYSASEETYMQCRFFD; encoded by the exons ATGTCACC agcctGTGGGATGCTGCTGGATGAGACCCCACTATTCGAGCCAGCTCTGCTCCAGGAGCTGGACTGGAGTAGCAAGACAGTGTCCTTCTCTCCCCCAATCTCCCCCTCCCAGCCTGGGGAAGGTCTGGTCCTCAGGCCCCTCTGCACAGCTGACTTCAACAGGG GATTCTACAAGGTGTTATCCCAACTCACAACTGCAGGGGATGTTACGCCAGAGCAGTTTATTA AGAAATTTGAGCACATGAAAAAGACTGGGGACTACTATGTCATCGTGGTGGAGGACACAAACCTGGGACAGATTGTTGCCACGGCCACATTGATCACAGAGCACAAATTCATTCATTCCTGTGCAAAG agaggaagggtggaggaggTGGTTGTCAGTGACGTGTGCCGGGGAAAACAGCTGGGGAAACT GTTAGTGTCGACCCTCACTCTCCTCAGCAAAAAACTAGATTGCTATAAAATAACATTGGAATGTGCACCCAAGAACGTGGCCTTCTACACAAAGTTTAGCTACTCCGCATCAGAAGAGACTTACATGCAGTGTCGGTTCTTTGATTGA